One window of Streptomyces sp. NBC_00273 genomic DNA carries:
- a CDS encoding DUF3224 domain-containing protein — MPTPVETAGRFTSANWEESPVGAVDAVPRLAHAHVNNAFTGGIEAAETACDYTIAYTGENLGSYSGMELVRGSVDGRKGSFVLEERGTFDAGGTVCRFEVVPGSGTGDLAGLTGSGGFTYRHGDTSVAYAFTYDLGESPSR, encoded by the coding sequence ATGCCCACGCCCGTAGAGACCGCTGGCCGCTTCACCTCCGCCAACTGGGAGGAGAGCCCCGTAGGCGCCGTGGACGCCGTCCCGCGGCTCGCCCACGCCCATGTCAACAACGCCTTCACCGGGGGGATCGAGGCCGCCGAGACCGCCTGCGACTACACGATCGCCTACACCGGGGAGAACCTCGGCTCCTACAGCGGAATGGAGCTGGTCCGCGGCAGCGTGGACGGCCGCAAGGGCAGTTTCGTGCTGGAGGAGCGCGGCACCTTCGATGCCGGTGGCACGGTCTGTCGTTTCGAGGTGGTCCCCGGCTCCGGCACCGGGGACCTCGCGGGATTGACGGGATCCGGAGGCTTCACCTACCGGCACGGCGACACCTCCGTCGCGTACGCCTTCACCTACGACCTGGGTGAGAGCCCGTCCCGTTGA
- a CDS encoding helix-turn-helix transcriptional regulator, protein MRADRLLSLLLLLQNRGRMTAPELAAELEVSVRTIHRDIDALGASGVPVLADRGPAGGYRLADGYRTRLTGLTDTQAGSLFLAGAPGPAQELGLGADLAAAQLKLQAALPAALAARARRIQDRFHLDAPAWFREADPVPHLAQIAQAVWDQHVLHTHYRRWRGEVRRELHPLGLVLKSGIWYLVADVADVADADGAVRTYRVSRFLTVDTAAERFERPAGFELAAYWQESTSRLDAALHQQTAELRLSPRGQRLLPMQFGAAGTRALADAGPADADGWVRLRIAVEFQAVAVGDLLRLGTEVEVLGPPELRRALAETVTTLAGRYA, encoded by the coding sequence ATGCGCGCCGACCGGCTCCTCTCCCTGCTCCTGCTGCTGCAGAACCGCGGCCGGATGACCGCCCCGGAACTCGCCGCCGAGCTGGAGGTGTCGGTGCGCACGATCCACCGCGACATCGACGCCCTCGGCGCCTCGGGCGTCCCCGTGCTCGCCGACCGCGGCCCGGCCGGCGGCTACCGGCTCGCCGACGGCTACCGCACGCGCCTCACCGGCCTCACCGACACCCAGGCCGGCTCCCTCTTCCTCGCCGGCGCACCGGGACCCGCACAGGAGCTCGGCCTCGGCGCCGATCTGGCCGCCGCCCAGCTCAAGCTCCAGGCCGCGCTGCCGGCCGCGCTCGCCGCCCGGGCCCGCCGGATCCAGGACCGCTTCCACCTCGACGCGCCCGCCTGGTTCCGGGAGGCCGACCCCGTCCCGCACCTCGCGCAGATCGCCCAGGCCGTCTGGGACCAGCACGTGCTGCACACCCACTACCGCCGCTGGCGCGGCGAGGTACGGCGCGAGCTGCATCCGCTCGGCCTCGTCCTCAAGAGCGGCATCTGGTACCTCGTCGCCGATGTCGCCGACGTTGCGGATGCCGACGGAGCCGTACGGACCTACCGGGTCTCCCGGTTCCTGACGGTGGACACCGCGGCGGAGCGCTTCGAACGGCCCGCCGGATTCGAACTGGCCGCGTACTGGCAGGAATCCACCAGCCGACTGGACGCAGCCCTCCACCAGCAGACCGCCGAACTACGGCTGTCCCCGCGCGGACAGCGGCTGCTGCCGATGCAGTTCGGAGCGGCCGGCACCCGGGCGCTCGCCGATGCCGGCCCCGCCGACGCGGACGGCTGGGTCCGGCTGCGCATCGCCGTCGAGTTCCAGGCCGTCGCCGTCGGCGACCTGCTGCGCCTGGGCACGGAGGTCGAGGTGCTCGGCCCGCCCGAACTGCGCCGCGCCCTCGCCGAGACGGTGACCACGCTGGCCGGACGCTACGCCTGA
- a CDS encoding GNAT family N-acetyltransferase, whose protein sequence is MQIELRETSDDDLAVFWEQLTHPGLQQMAAITRKYHYDRGHFDTHWAKVRNDPAVLLRTVLADRVVVGHAAVFGPPQEREVTYVIGPEHWGRGIATRALAELIRLEGTRPLHAGAVADNTGSIRVLEKCGFTVTGRTRDFAMARGREVDVVLLTLS, encoded by the coding sequence ATGCAGATCGAGCTGCGCGAGACGAGCGACGACGACCTGGCCGTCTTCTGGGAGCAGCTGACGCACCCGGGCCTCCAGCAGATGGCGGCGATCACCAGGAAGTACCACTACGACCGGGGCCACTTCGACACGCACTGGGCGAAGGTGCGCAACGACCCCGCCGTGCTCCTGCGCACCGTGCTGGCCGACCGGGTCGTGGTCGGCCACGCCGCCGTGTTCGGGCCGCCGCAGGAGCGCGAGGTGACGTACGTGATCGGCCCGGAGCACTGGGGACGGGGCATCGCCACCCGGGCGCTGGCCGAGTTGATCCGGCTGGAGGGCACCCGCCCCCTGCACGCCGGGGCGGTGGCCGACAACACGGGCTCGATCCGGGTGCTGGAGAAGTGCGGGTTCACCGTCACCGGCCGCACCCGCGACTTCGCCATGGCCCGTGGCCGGGAGGTGGACGTCGTCCTGCTCACCCTCAGCTGA